The following coding sequences are from one Funiculus sociatus GB2-C1 window:
- a CDS encoding DUF3122 domain-containing protein yields the protein MSGSQAVDCVHLRLVGFPGIAEVAHPKPLTITAGTGEVWTAADVLNESLLPPNVGEYDLLEVMTDLDSNTPLRLNLPLKGGLSVELLVPPFGVREWRLLMDTEVE from the coding sequence GTGTCAGGCAGTCAGGCGGTGGACTGTGTGCATCTACGTTTAGTAGGATTTCCTGGGATTGCTGAAGTGGCGCACCCCAAGCCGTTAACAATTACGGCTGGGACTGGGGAAGTTTGGACGGCTGCTGATGTGTTAAATGAATCATTGTTGCCTCCCAATGTGGGAGAATATGACCTCTTAGAAGTGATGACCGATTTGGACTCTAACACCCCTTTGCGGTTGAATTTACCGCTCAAAGGTGGGCTTTCGGTAGAGTTGCTCGTTCCTCCTTTTGGGGTACGGGAGTGGCGGTTATTGATGGATACAGAAGTAGAGTAG